Proteins encoded together in one Oscillospiraceae bacterium window:
- a CDS encoding four-helix bundle copper-binding protein, with protein MGVVTTVTDKYQKCIDECNKCAQACYECFEACINEPDLNARKGCVKILTECAKMCEMSTSFMSMNGQFAKKHCKMCAVICDTCAKECDMFKDDHCKKCANECRACADECRKMSGM; from the coding sequence ATGGGCGTAGTAACAACGGTTACCGATAAATATCAGAAATGTATTGACGAATGTAATAAATGTGCGCAGGCGTGCTATGAATGCTTTGAGGCATGTATCAATGAACCTGATCTGAACGCAAGAAAAGGATGCGTAAAGATTCTGACGGAATGCGCAAAAATGTGCGAAATGTCAACAAGCTTTATGTCTATGAACGGACAGTTCGCAAAAAAGCATTGTAAAATGTGTGCCGTAATATGCGATACATGCGCAAAAGAATGCGATATGTTCAAAGACGATCACTGTAAAAAGTGCGCCAATGAATGCCGTGCGTGCGCTGATGA
- a CDS encoding spore coat protein — MQLTQKETDLLKDLKGQEKLCVDKYTKHSSAASDSQLKQLFSQIAQTEQTHLDSITKIESGTVPQISGSVSSQPSFKATYGMSEDSGKKSDCYLCSDVLAGEKHVSQLYDTCIFEFKDENIRNVLNHIQKEEQGHGKMIYDYMQINGMYS, encoded by the coding sequence ATGCAATTAACACAAAAAGAAACCGATTTACTGAAGGATTTAAAAGGGCAGGAAAAGCTTTGTGTCGATAAATACACAAAACATTCTTCCGCAGCCTCCGATTCACAGCTCAAGCAGCTGTTCAGTCAAATTGCTCAGACCGAACAAACCCATCTTGATTCGATTACTAAAATCGAAAGCGGTACCGTTCCGCAGATCAGCGGCAGTGTTTCAAGCCAGCCGTCTTTCAAAGCCACCTATGGAATGTCTGAGGATTCCGGTAAGAAAAGCGACTGTTATCTTTGCTCTGATGTTTTGGCGGGTGAAAAACATGTTTCCCAGCTGTATGACACATGTATATTTGAGTTCAAGGACGAAAATATCCGCAATGTCTTGAATCATATTCAGAAGGAAGAACAGGGCCACGGTAAAATGATTTATGATTATATGCAGATAAACGGCATGTATTCATAA
- a CDS encoding FAD-dependent oxidoreductase has protein sequence MYSVWTDKSALPHFKSLNQDKKTDVLIIGGGMAGLLCAYMLNQRGIDYILAEAKSICGGITKNTTAKITSQHGFIYDKLINCFGMEKAGMYLRANQNALEQYRLLCGGIDCDFENKDAYVYSLRNAPGGKNKAEKEAAALQKLGFEAEFADKLPLPFDIAGAVRFKNQAQFNPLKFASGISKDLNIFENTEVKELSKHTAITDGGKITAEKIIVATHFPFINKHGSYFLKMYQHRSYVIALENAQNVDGMYVDQAQCGMSFRNYEDMLLIGGGDHRTGKNGGNWNELRGFASRHYPEATEKYSWATQDCMTLDGVPYIGQYSKSTPDFFVATGFNKWGMTSSMAAAVILADLVSDKPNEFTPVFSPSRSMLKPQLFINAFEAVINLLSISKKRCPHLGCALKWNEVERSWDCPCHGSRFDQDGELIDNPATGDLKGKE, from the coding sequence ATGTATTCTGTATGGACGGATAAATCGGCTCTCCCGCATTTTAAAAGCCTGAATCAAGATAAAAAGACAGATGTCCTTATTATTGGCGGCGGAATGGCGGGGCTTCTCTGCGCTTATATGCTCAATCAGCGCGGGATTGATTATATCTTGGCGGAAGCAAAGTCGATTTGCGGTGGGATAACGAAAAACACGACCGCAAAAATTACCTCGCAGCACGGCTTTATTTATGATAAGCTGATAAATTGCTTCGGTATGGAGAAGGCCGGAATGTATCTTCGCGCAAATCAAAACGCACTTGAACAATACCGCCTTCTCTGCGGCGGGATTGACTGTGATTTTGAAAACAAGGACGCATATGTTTATTCGCTCAGAAATGCACCGGGCGGAAAGAATAAAGCAGAAAAGGAAGCCGCGGCGCTTCAGAAGCTGGGCTTTGAAGCGGAATTTGCAGATAAGCTTCCGCTTCCGTTCGATATCGCAGGAGCTGTCAGATTTAAAAACCAGGCGCAGTTCAATCCCTTAAAATTTGCGTCCGGTATATCAAAGGATTTGAATATTTTCGAAAACACCGAGGTTAAGGAGCTCTCAAAGCACACGGCTATAACGGATGGCGGAAAAATAACGGCCGAGAAAATAATAGTGGCCACGCATTTCCCGTTTATAAACAAACACGGCAGCTATTTTCTAAAAATGTATCAGCACCGGTCGTATGTGATCGCGCTTGAAAACGCGCAGAACGTCGACGGAATGTATGTTGACCAGGCGCAATGCGGTATGTCTTTCCGTAATTATGAAGATATGCTGCTTATCGGCGGCGGAGATCACAGGACGGGTAAAAATGGCGGCAATTGGAACGAGCTGCGCGGTTTCGCAAGCCGGCATTACCCCGAAGCCACGGAAAAATACTCATGGGCGACTCAGGACTGCATGACGCTTGACGGCGTTCCGTATATAGGGCAGTATTCAAAAAGCACGCCTGATTTCTTTGTGGCGACCGGTTTTAATAAATGGGGCATGACATCGTCAATGGCGGCTGCTGTGATCCTTGCGGATCTCGTTTCAGACAAGCCCAATGAATTTACGCCTGTATTCTCACCGTCAAGAAGCATGTTAAAGCCGCAGCTTTTTATAAATGCGTTTGAAGCCGTCATAAACCTTTTGTCCATTTCAAAAAAGCGCTGCCCCCATTTGGGATGCGCATTGAAATGGAATGAAGTGGAGCGTTCATGGGACTGTCCATGCCACGGCTCGCGCTTTGACCAAGACGGCGAACTGATAGATAATCCGGCCACCGGCGATCTTAAAGGCAAGGAATGA
- a CDS encoding alpha/beta hydrolase, whose translation MEAVRIILKIFMWVFIIEFGSNIVMQSISYLFYSKAKKMTDNNCVPEHIQISDNLSGYGTNLDADSDRIILYFGGSNYIAYNSAGCFGKKFDIPFISADYYGSQGSHGRMNLKSLQKTAVDLYDWAENRYAGRKITVMGHSYGAGIAAYLASERECDNLVMLAAYRDLADLYNKIIPIFWGPAKAFITNNINAADYAKNILCPTFIIGSLADRTLSARLQYKVRNSFQKSEVKIFDDVKHQSYLDSKRVIEYIIKTAIK comes from the coding sequence ATGGAAGCAGTCCGAATAATATTAAAAATATTTATGTGGGTGTTTATTATAGAATTTGGATCAAACATTGTCATGCAGTCGATAAGCTATTTGTTTTACAGCAAAGCGAAGAAAATGACAGATAATAATTGTGTCCCTGAGCATATACAGATTAGTGATAACCTGTCTGGTTACGGAACGAATCTTGATGCTGATTCTGATCGTATTATTCTGTATTTCGGCGGTTCAAATTACATAGCTTATAATTCGGCGGGGTGCTTCGGTAAAAAATTCGATATTCCGTTCATCTCAGCTGATTATTACGGAAGCCAGGGCAGTCATGGCAGAATGAATCTGAAGTCGTTGCAGAAAACCGCCGTTGATTTATACGATTGGGCTGAAAATCGATATGCAGGAAGAAAAATAACCGTTATGGGACACAGCTATGGAGCGGGAATCGCCGCATATCTTGCGAGCGAGCGTGAATGCGACAATCTTGTTATGCTTGCTGCATACCGTGATCTGGCTGATTTATATAACAAGATTATTCCGATATTCTGGGGTCCGGCGAAAGCGTTTATTACAAACAATATCAACGCCGCCGATTATGCAAAAAACATTTTATGTCCTACTTTTATTATCGGATCGCTCGCCGACAGGACATTGAGCGCCCGGTTGCAATATAAAGTACGGAATTCATTTCAAAAATCTGAAGTAAAAATATTTGACGATGTAAAGCATCAATCTTACCTGGATAGCAAACGTGTCATTGAGTATATAATTAAAACTGCGATCAAATAA